The DNA region CGGCGACGAGCTCGTCGGCATGGTGACGCGCTCCGATCTGCTGCGCGCGCTCGTGGCGGCGAGCCGCAAGCGCGAGGAGAGCATGGATGACGGCGCCATCAAGGAGCGCATCCTCGCCGAGCTCGCGAGCGAAGGCTGGGCGCCGTCGAGCTGCATCGGCGTCGAGGTCAAGGATGGCGCGGTCGATCTCACCGGCACCATCTTCGATGCGCGCCAGCGCCTGGCGCTGAAGGTCGCGGTCGAGAATACGCCGGGCGTCAAGGCCGTGCATGACCGGCTGGTTTGGATCGATCCCGGCTCCGGCCTCGTCATCGACGCGCCCGAAGAGAACAGCGACGGCAACGCGGCCGCGTCGTAGCCACGGCCCTGGGACCGCGACCGTCTCGGTCGCCCTTCCTTCGCAGCGGCGCGCCAGCCAAACCGTCTCAAGGGCGGGCGGGACGCCCGCGGTCCCAACGCGCCGATCCACGGGCTTGGAGACGGCGCCGAAATGCGTCAGATTTCCCGAGCCCACCAGCCGATAGGAGCGCGACATGACACCCCTGCAGACCCTCGGCCTCCTGGCCGTCGCGCATCTGATCGTCGTGGCGACGCCCGGCGCCAATACGCTGCTGGTGCTGCGCACGGCGACGCGCTCGCGCAGCCGCGCGCTTGCGGTCGCGGCGAGCTTCTGGCCGGTGGGCGCGCTCTATACGGCCGCCGGCATATTGGGGCTTGCCGGCATGCTGGCTGCGGCACCGCGCATCGAGTTCCTGCTGCGCCTGACCTGCGACGTCTATCTGATCTGGCTCGGCTTCGGCATGATCCGCGCCTCGCTGCGCCCCGAAGCGCCGGCAGCCGCTGAGGGCTCGCGCAAAGGCGGCTTGGTGCAGAGCTTCGCCACCGGCCTCTTCACCAATGCGACCAACCCGAAATCGATCGCTTATTACGCCTCCATCTTCACGGCGACCGGCGCGGTGTCGCTGCCGGGCCCGCTGCTCGTCGTCGCCATCCTGCTGCTGCCCTCGCTCGGCTCGATCTGGTACGTGACCTTGGCGCTGTTCATCTCGAGCGGCCCGGCGGCGCGCGCCTTCGAGCGCTGGAAGCGGGTGATCGATCGCGTCGCCGGCGGCATCATGATCCTTCTGGGCCTGCGTCTGGTGACGGCGGCGCGCTGAGGGGATCGGGCTCCACGCGGACAGGCGGTTCTTCGTCGTCATCGCCATAGCCGACGAGGTGCAGCGGCTGCGCCTTGATGCCGATCGTGCCGCACCAATGCACCAGCGCATCCTCCTCGCCATGCGTCACCCAGACTTCGCCCGCCCCCGTCTCGCTTATGGTCGCGGTGAGGCCGTCCCAATCGCAATGATCGGAGATGACCAGCGGCAATTCGACGCCGCGCTGGCGGGCCCGCGCCCTGACCCGCATCCAGCCCGAAGCGAAGGAGGTCAGCGGATCGGGGAAGCGGCGCGTCCACAGGTCCTGGATCTGGCCCGGCGGGCACAGGATGATCTCGCCCGCGAAGGCCGGGTCGGCACCGCGCGCCCGCCCCAGCGGCACCTTGCGGATCTCGCCGAGGCGCACGCCTTGCGCCTCGTAGAGGGCGCATAGCCGCTCGAGAGCGCCATGCACATGGATCGGCCGCCGATAGCCCGCCTCGCGCAGATGCGCGATCACACGCTGCGCCTTGCCGAGCGCATAGACGCCCACGAGATGGGCACGTTGCGGGAACAGACGCAGGCTCGCCAGCAGTTTCTCCACTTCGGCTGCGGCATCGGGATGCCGGAAGACCGGCAGGCCGAAAGTCGCCTCGGTGATGAAAACGTCGCAAGGCACGACCTCGAAGGGCGCGCAGGTCGGGTCGTGGGCGCGCTTATAGTCGCCCGAAGCGACGATGCGCAGCCCCTGCGCCTCGACCACGATCTGAGCCGAGCCCAGAACATGGCCGGCTGGAACGAAGGTGACGCTCACGCCGTTGATCACATGATGCTCACCGAGGCTTGCCGCCTGCGTCGTGCCCGCAAATCCTTCGCCGCAGCGCACCGCCATGATTTCGAGCGTTTCGCGTGTTGCCATGACGGCGCCGTGGCCAGGCCTTGCGTGATCGGAATGGCCATGGGTGATCAACGCGCGCTCGACCGGCCGCGTCGGATCGATGAAAAAGCCGCCAAGGGGCGAAAACAGCCCGCCAGGCGTCGAGGTCAAGAGATCGGTCGGGCGCATATGGCGCCAAATAGGCGGGATGCGGCGGCAAGGGAAGGCCGCGATCTCGAGAACTCGCCCGGGAACCTGTCCGGGAACAGGAACTTGCACCGGGCCCGGCTCGGGCCCACAGTCATCGCCGAAAAGGAGCCATCATGAACGTCGAGATCTTGCACAAGGCGTCGCCAGCCGCCGAAACCGCCCATTCGAAGCTCGATCAGCTCAAATCGATGACCAAGGTCGTCGCCGATACCGGCGACATCGAGGCCATCAAGA from Rhizobiales bacterium GAS188 includes:
- a CDS encoding Threonine/homoserine/homoserine lactone efflux protein gives rise to the protein MTPLQTLGLLAVAHLIVVATPGANTLLVLRTATRSRSRALAVAASFWPVGALYTAAGILGLAGMLAAAPRIEFLLRLTCDVYLIWLGFGMIRASLRPEAPAAAEGSRKGGLVQSFATGLFTNATNPKSIAYYASIFTATGAVSLPGPLLVVAILLLPSLGSIWYVTLALFISSGPAARAFERWKRVIDRVAGGIMILLGLRLVTAAR
- a CDS encoding putative mRNA 3-end processing factor, with protein sequence MRPTDLLTSTPGGLFSPLGGFFIDPTRPVERALITHGHSDHARPGHGAVMATRETLEIMAVRCGEGFAGTTQAASLGEHHVINGVSVTFVPAGHVLGSAQIVVEAQGLRIVASGDYKRAHDPTCAPFEVVPCDVFITEATFGLPVFRHPDAAAEVEKLLASLRLFPQRAHLVGVYALGKAQRVIAHLREAGYRRPIHVHGALERLCALYEAQGVRLGEIRKVPLGRARGADPAFAGEIILCPPGQIQDLWTRRFPDPLTSFASGWMRVRARARQRGVELPLVISDHCDWDGLTATISETGAGEVWVTHGEEDALVHWCGTIGIKAQPLHLVGYGDDDEEPPVRVEPDPLSAPPSPDAGPEGS